From the Desulfosarcina sp. BuS5 genome, one window contains:
- a CDS encoding Gldg family protein — MNRTPGKYINLVIYLIVILLINIAGMTLFFRIDLTRNGIYSLSDISQRVGSTLSEPLTIKVFFTKNLPAPYNNVERYLHDMLEEYSIDANQNFNYQFYDVSPEDDGLDSETQGNRKMALNYGITPVQIQIVEKDELKFKKAYMGLVIIHGDLIEKIQTITSTNGLEYKLTTTIQKMNNKISALSLLPEKIKIKLFLSSSLYEVAPHMGISDLPGLNAQVEGMVKKLNKKNYDKLEFIKLDPMGDTRLEDAVKHYQILKLQWPDIAKAGIKAGTGAIGLVMEYNGKAAQLPLLQVLQIPMIGIRYQIVDLKSIEESIDENVSTMIGINEDIGYLTDHDTLQIYGETPSGPMGTQVKSELSNFRNLLSQNYSIRDVNLNYENIPENINCLIIAHPKKKFTDYELFQIDQFLMKGKNLALFLDPFKEVMPEGQNNMRFGANPQFVELDTGLEKLLDHYGVGLGKSYVLDKTCFKQKVPAQFGGGEKPIYFAPVIENKFINNDLDFMRNINELITLKVAPVEIDLEKINKNGLNAVKLISSSENSWEMSERISLNPMLLPSPPPPGDMQSFPLAYLIKGRFPSYFAGKPVPVRVMDKKDAEKYKSKKDQGKDQAEITRQGEFLEKGRAGKIFIIGSSEILKNTLLDEAGKGREGIFIMNVIDYLNNHVDISLLRSKEQRLNPLKNDIGQGVKTFVKTINIAGLPLLVVLFGIIILLRRVARKKQISIIFNK; from the coding sequence ATGAATAGAACTCCCGGAAAATATATTAACCTTGTAATATATCTGATTGTCATACTCCTTATTAATATTGCAGGCATGACTCTTTTTTTCAGAATAGATTTGACCCGGAACGGGATATATTCCCTTTCCGACATAAGCCAAAGAGTCGGCTCAACACTCTCGGAGCCACTGACTATTAAGGTGTTTTTCACAAAAAATCTTCCTGCCCCGTATAATAATGTAGAACGGTATCTGCATGATATGCTCGAAGAATATTCAATAGATGCCAATCAAAACTTCAACTACCAGTTTTATGATGTCAGCCCTGAGGATGATGGACTGGATTCTGAAACTCAAGGAAACCGGAAAATGGCGTTAAACTACGGGATAACCCCGGTGCAGATTCAGATTGTGGAAAAGGATGAATTGAAATTCAAAAAGGCATATATGGGTCTTGTGATAATTCATGGTGATCTTATTGAAAAAATTCAGACAATTACATCAACAAACGGACTTGAGTACAAGCTTACAACAACAATTCAAAAAATGAATAATAAAATAAGTGCCCTGTCGTTACTGCCTGAAAAAATAAAGATAAAGCTGTTTCTGTCATCTTCTTTATATGAGGTTGCTCCTCATATGGGGATTTCTGATCTGCCGGGATTGAATGCGCAGGTCGAGGGCATGGTTAAAAAACTTAATAAAAAGAATTATGACAAGCTTGAGTTCATTAAACTCGACCCAATGGGCGATACCCGGCTTGAAGATGCCGTCAAGCACTATCAAATCTTAAAACTTCAATGGCCTGACATTGCGAAAGCAGGCATTAAGGCCGGAACAGGAGCCATCGGTCTTGTCATGGAATATAATGGTAAAGCGGCTCAGCTCCCTCTTCTCCAAGTTTTACAGATACCTATGATAGGTATACGTTATCAGATAGTTGACCTGAAGAGTATTGAAGAAAGCATTGACGAGAATGTTAGCACCATGATTGGTATTAATGAAGATATCGGCTACCTGACCGATCATGACACTTTGCAAATTTACGGAGAGACTCCGTCAGGCCCCATGGGAACGCAGGTAAAATCCGAGCTTTCCAATTTTAGGAATTTATTATCACAAAATTATTCAATCCGGGATGTAAATTTGAATTATGAAAATATTCCTGAAAATATAAACTGTCTTATCATAGCCCACCCCAAAAAAAAGTTTACAGATTACGAATTGTTTCAGATCGATCAATTTTTGATGAAAGGAAAAAATCTGGCTCTATTTCTGGATCCCTTCAAAGAGGTTATGCCTGAAGGGCAGAACAATATGAGATTCGGCGCCAATCCGCAATTTGTTGAATTGGATACCGGTCTTGAAAAGCTACTTGACCACTATGGAGTCGGCCTGGGAAAATCCTATGTACTCGATAAAACATGTTTCAAACAGAAAGTTCCGGCTCAATTCGGCGGTGGTGAAAAACCGATTTATTTTGCGCCTGTTATAGAAAACAAATTTATAAACAACGATCTTGATTTTATGAGGAATATAAATGAATTGATCACTTTAAAAGTCGCTCCGGTAGAAATTGATCTGGAAAAAATAAACAAAAACGGCCTCAATGCTGTAAAACTGATATCATCATCCGAAAACTCCTGGGAAATGAGCGAACGGATAAGCTTGAACCCCATGCTTCTCCCATCCCCTCCACCGCCCGGCGATATGCAGAGTTTCCCCCTGGCATACTTGATCAAAGGGCGTTTTCCCAGTTATTTTGCCGGAAAACCGGTACCCGTCAGGGTGATGGATAAAAAAGATGCTGAAAAATATAAGTCCAAAAAAGATCAAGGGAAAGATCAGGCCGAAATTACACGCCAAGGTGAATTCCTTGAAAAGGGTAGGGCGGGTAAAATTTTCATTATCGGATCTTCTGAAATTTTAAAAAATACCCTGCTTGATGAAGCGGGTAAGGGCCGTGAAGGCATATTCATCATGAATGTTATAGATTATCTTAATAACCATGTTGATATTTCTCTTCTTAGAAGCAAAGAGCAACGCTTGAATCCTCTGAAGAATGACATTGGGCAGGGTGTCAAAACATTTGTCAAGACCATTAATATAGCAGGTCTGCCATTGCTTGTAGTTTTGTTCGGAATCATTATCCTGTTGAGAAGGGTTGCCAGGAAGAAACAGATTAGTATTATATTTAATAAATAA
- the yedF gene encoding sulfurtransferase-like selenium metabolism protein YedF has protein sequence MIKEIDARGLACPAPVLQTKKTVEEEDTEIIKVIVDNEAARQNVTRFLESRHFEVSTKQADEAFYLTGKIDRNMPDSAFSEIKEQEKPGTKKIMVMVSGNRMGHGDDDLGTKLMISFLKTLKEMGPELWRLVFLNAGVKLTISDAETLSVLKDLEKDGIYILVCGTCLTHFNILDKKEVGETTNMLDIVTAMQLADKVINM, from the coding sequence ATGATAAAAGAGATAGATGCAAGGGGGTTAGCCTGTCCTGCGCCGGTTTTACAGACAAAAAAAACCGTGGAAGAAGAAGACACGGAAATAATAAAGGTGATTGTGGACAACGAGGCTGCCAGGCAGAATGTCACACGCTTCCTGGAATCAAGACATTTTGAGGTTTCCACAAAGCAGGCTGACGAAGCTTTTTATCTTACCGGCAAAATAGACAGAAATATGCCTGATTCCGCATTTTCCGAGATAAAGGAACAGGAAAAGCCGGGCACAAAAAAAATTATGGTAATGGTGTCCGGCAATCGCATGGGGCATGGAGATGATGACCTCGGCACAAAACTTATGATTTCTTTTTTAAAAACATTGAAAGAGATGGGCCCTGAATTATGGCGGCTTGTTTTTTTGAATGCCGGCGTTAAACTGACAATTTCAGATGCAGAAACCCTGTCTGTTCTCAAGGATCTGGAAAAAGATGGAATTTACATACTTGTATGCGGAACATGCCTTACCCATTTTAATATTTTGGATAAAAAAGAGGTTGGAGAAACTACAAACATGCTCGATATTGTAACGGCTATGCAGCTTGCCGATAAGGTGATTAATATGTAA
- a CDS encoding Bax inhibitor-1/YccA family protein codes for MHTIPTQRTETAVRVNEFIRSVYNWMAIGLGITGFIAYYVAYSPSITRLIFGNPIIFYGMIIGELGLVFFLSARVSKIQASTATALFVFYSALNGATLSFVFMIYTSSSITSTFFICAATFVTCSIYGMVTKRDLTSLGGFMAMGLIGIIIASVVNLFLRSSGMSIIISYIGVIVFVGLTAYDTQKLKEMSVSQPAGLDAGVVRKGAIMGALTLYLDFINLFLMLLRILGNRD; via the coding sequence ATGCATACAATACCGACACAAAGAACAGAAACAGCAGTAAGAGTTAACGAGTTTATCAGGAGTGTTTACAACTGGATGGCCATCGGGCTCGGCATAACCGGATTTATAGCTTATTATGTTGCCTACAGCCCTTCAATTACAAGGCTGATCTTTGGCAATCCGATAATTTTTTACGGGATGATAATAGGTGAACTCGGGCTTGTTTTTTTTCTAAGCGCCAGGGTGAGCAAAATTCAAGCATCCACCGCTACAGCCCTGTTCGTATTCTATTCAGCCTTAAACGGAGCCACTCTCTCGTTTGTTTTCATGATCTATACAAGTTCGTCAATTACATCCACATTTTTTATTTGTGCAGCAACATTTGTCACCTGCAGTATTTACGGCATGGTTACCAAACGTGACCTCACATCTCTCGGCGGATTCATGGCCATGGGCCTGATCGGCATTATAATAGCTTCGGTTGTCAATCTATTTTTGAGAAGCTCCGGCATGAGCATAATAATAAGCTATATCGGCGTTATTGTTTTTGTCGGCCTGACTGCTTATGACACTCAAAAATTAAAGGAGATGTCTGTTTCACAGCCTGCAGGACTTGATGCCGGGGTTGTCAGGAAAGGCGCTATTATGGGCGCTCTTACACTCTATCTTGATTTCATCAACCTGTTCCTTATGCTGCTCAGAATCCTGGGAAACAGGGATTAA
- a CDS encoding DUF4340 domain-containing protein — MKRYKTNIILIALIIVLSLYVFMHKKDKTNYKLPEISDIEKTEITKLEIAAINSDIILKKKSGNWYIDPEGYPADKDKINRMLDSLKNIKVTALVSQLKNYNLYDLNDEKKITIKAWNKDKLKRLCEIGKTASSYRHTFIKLEKDGPVYHAEGDFRSSFDLTKDKLRDTLVLSFEKNEISAINIDKGNANIALALKDVQNKEQKNNEQKEEVEHKSTTKVWQTDDGKICIKSKIDELLGKLSGLKCKQYIENKTKDDFKDPIFTIILKGTKENKLLIFPMHGEDATEYPCISSATEYPFFLTKYQAENIMIDPEEIVEKK, encoded by the coding sequence ATGAAAAGATACAAAACAAATATAATCCTCATAGCGTTAATAATAGTTCTCTCTTTATATGTCTTTATGCATAAAAAAGATAAGACAAATTACAAATTGCCGGAGATTTCGGATATAGAAAAAACGGAGATAACCAAACTTGAAATAGCCGCGATAAACTCCGATATTATTTTGAAAAAAAAATCGGGTAACTGGTATATTGACCCGGAAGGTTATCCGGCCGATAAGGATAAAATTAACAGGATGCTCGACAGTCTCAAGAATATCAAAGTGACAGCCCTTGTTTCCCAGTTAAAAAATTATAATCTGTATGATTTGAATGATGAAAAAAAGATCACTATTAAGGCATGGAATAAAGATAAGTTAAAACGCCTGTGCGAAATCGGGAAAACCGCCTCATCTTACCGACACACCTTTATCAAGCTTGAAAAAGATGGTCCGGTTTATCATGCAGAAGGGGATTTTAGAAGCAGCTTTGATCTGACAAAAGATAAATTAAGAGATACGCTGGTATTATCATTTGAAAAAAATGAAATCAGCGCAATTAATATCGATAAAGGCAATGCAAATATTGCATTAGCCTTAAAAGATGTTCAGAATAAAGAGCAAAAAAATAACGAGCAAAAAGAGGAGGTTGAGCATAAATCAACCACTAAAGTCTGGCAGACTGATGATGGTAAAATATGCATAAAATCAAAGATAGATGAGCTTCTTGGCAAGCTGTCCGGTTTAAAATGTAAACAATATATAGAGAATAAAACTAAGGATGATTTTAAAGATCCAATTTTTACTATAATATTAAAAGGAACAAAAGAGAACAAACTTTTAATTTTTCCCATGCATGGTGAAGATGCAACGGAATATCCCTGCATATCCTCCGCAACGGAATATCCCTTCTTTCTCACGAAGTACCAGGCTGAAAATATTATGATAGATCCTGAGGAAATAGTTGAAAAAAAATAG
- a CDS encoding selenium metabolism-associated LysR family transcriptional regulator has product MHCIDFDLRQLEIFCKVVELESFTKAANAVALAQASVSERIAVLENSVGTRLLDRLGRKVVPTPAGKLLFKHAAAMLEMKQMVCMEMDAFLGIRKGEVNIGASTIPGEYILPGIMVEFSEKYPLISIKLAISDTKEIENRIVGGDLEIGIVGSRNSGSNLTYNKLWDDKLVLAVSAKHRWSGKNSITIQELAEEPFILREEGSGTLKIIKDYFNSASVDMDSLKTVARFGSSTAVKEGIKSGLGISVLSLRAIKTELDADIIKTLKIEKLSMTRNFYLIRDKRRNLSPVSQALLDFFLLKATAR; this is encoded by the coding sequence ATGCATTGTATAGATTTTGATTTAAGGCAACTTGAGATTTTCTGCAAGGTGGTTGAGCTTGAAAGTTTTACCAAGGCGGCCAATGCTGTTGCCCTGGCACAAGCTTCGGTCAGCGAACGGATTGCCGTGCTTGAAAATTCTGTGGGAACCAGGCTGCTTGACCGGCTGGGCAGGAAAGTGGTTCCCACACCAGCCGGCAAGCTTCTTTTCAAGCATGCGGCCGCCATGCTGGAAATGAAACAGATGGTCTGCATGGAGATGGATGCTTTTCTCGGTATCAGGAAAGGTGAAGTTAACATTGGAGCAAGCACCATACCGGGTGAATATATCCTTCCCGGCATTATGGTTGAGTTTTCAGAAAAATATCCGTTAATTTCCATCAAATTAGCTATTTCAGACACCAAAGAGATTGAAAACCGTATTGTCGGCGGTGATCTTGAAATAGGTATTGTCGGCTCCAGGAATTCAGGCAGTAATTTGACATATAATAAGCTCTGGGACGATAAACTGGTTTTAGCTGTTTCTGCCAAACACCGCTGGTCCGGCAAAAACAGTATTACCATACAGGAACTTGCTGAAGAGCCGTTCATATTAAGAGAAGAGGGCTCGGGAACATTGAAAATCATAAAAGATTATTTCAATTCGGCATCGGTTGATATGGATTCCTTAAAAACAGTTGCCCGTTTCGGATCTTCCACAGCCGTTAAAGAAGGAATAAAATCCGGTCTGGGAATATCTGTTCTCTCTTTAAGAGCGATAAAAACAGAACTCGATGCAGATATTATTAAAACATTAAAAATCGAAAAGCTTTCAATGACCCGTAATTTTTACCTTATTCGTGATAAAAGAAGAAACCTGTCACCTGTATCCCAGGCCCTCCTTGATTTTTTTCTTTTAAAAGCCACAGCCAGATAA
- a CDS encoding ABC transporter ATP-binding protein: MIHIKKLTKYYNELRAVDRIDLDINKGEVLGLLGPNGAGKTTTLRILTGFLKPTSGSIRINGYNIDENLLQIKGLIGYLPESAPLYYNMLVFDYLNFVADIRGIESNKKLTRIRELSDLCGLNEVMHKSIGELSKGYKQRTGLAHAMMSNPEILVLDEPTSGLDPNQIVEIRKIIKQIGKEKTIIFSTHILSEAEATSDRIVIINQGKIVADGSAQSLKGSGQSESSVSIALKGPDFESVKDLFSADNNIVRIKPDDNGNYDIVRIKLYCRSSSDLMENIYKKIKATDWVLLELHQDTKTLEKIFRELTMEQ; this comes from the coding sequence ATGATCCATATTAAAAAATTGACTAAATATTATAATGAGTTGCGCGCTGTGGACCGGATAGATCTGGATATCAACAAGGGTGAGGTACTTGGATTGCTGGGGCCGAATGGCGCCGGTAAAACAACAACCCTGCGGATTCTTACCGGTTTTTTAAAGCCGACATCCGGCAGCATAAGGATCAATGGATATAATATAGATGAAAACCTGCTGCAAATTAAAGGCCTTATAGGATACCTGCCGGAATCTGCGCCCCTTTATTATAATATGCTGGTATTTGATTATTTGAACTTCGTGGCGGATATAAGAGGGATCGAGAGTAACAAAAAACTGACCAGAATTCGCGAACTTTCGGATTTGTGCGGTCTTAATGAGGTAATGCACAAATCAATCGGAGAGCTATCCAAGGGATATAAACAGCGGACAGGGCTTGCCCATGCGATGATGAGCAACCCCGAAATACTTGTTCTAGACGAACCCACTTCAGGGCTGGATCCTAACCAGATTGTTGAAATTCGTAAAATTATCAAACAGATAGGCAAAGAGAAAACCATTATTTTTTCAACCCATATACTCAGCGAAGCCGAAGCTACCTCAGACAGGATTGTTATAATAAATCAGGGAAAAATAGTTGCTGACGGCAGCGCCCAAAGTTTAAAAGGGTCTGGGCAAAGCGAATCTTCCGTAAGCATAGCTCTTAAAGGTCCGGATTTTGAGTCCGTGAAGGATTTGTTCAGCGCCGATAACAATATTGTACGGATTAAACCTGATGATAACGGTAATTATGATATTGTACGGATAAAACTATACTGCCGCTCATCTTCAGATCTGATGGAAAATATTTATAAAAAAATTAAAGCGACCGACTGGGTTCTGCTAGAATTGCATCAGGATACAAAAACTCTTGAAAAAATTTTCCGCGAATTAACCATGGAGCAGTGA
- a CDS encoding ABC transporter permease subunit: protein MSQIRHIFIKEFKDYFVSPIAYIVISIFLLVTGWFFFTTFFIYDQANLRNFFTLLPIIFSFVIPAITMRLFAEEMSVGSYEVLLTLPVTSGDIILGKFFASVGFVAAMLLPTILYPVSISFLGSLDWGPVAGGYIGAILLGAAFSAIGLFASSLTRNQIIAFIIGVAICFALTIIDKMLFFFPKYILCFLENIGADFHFKNISKGILDSRDIIYFLSVAFIGLYCSHIALQNKK from the coding sequence ATGAGTCAAATCAGGCATATATTTATCAAAGAATTTAAAGATTATTTTGTGTCGCCCATAGCATATATTGTGATTTCCATCTTCCTTCTGGTGACTGGCTGGTTCTTTTTTACGACTTTTTTCATTTACGATCAGGCCAATCTAAGAAATTTTTTTACACTCCTTCCAATCATTTTTTCTTTTGTAATTCCTGCAATAACAATGAGACTTTTTGCCGAAGAGATGAGTGTGGGATCATATGAAGTTTTGCTTACTCTTCCGGTTACATCCGGAGATATAATATTAGGAAAATTTTTTGCAAGTGTTGGTTTTGTTGCTGCCATGCTTCTTCCTACTATTTTATATCCGGTGTCGATATCTTTCCTTGGCAGCCTCGACTGGGGGCCTGTTGCAGGGGGCTATATCGGAGCCATTTTGCTTGGCGCGGCATTTTCCGCTATAGGGCTATTTGCTTCATCATTGACACGAAATCAGATCATAGCCTTCATTATTGGTGTGGCAATCTGTTTTGCATTGACGATAATTGACAAGATGCTGTTTTTTTTTCCAAAATATATCCTCTGCTTTCTCGAAAATATCGGGGCGGATTTCCATTTTAAGAATATCTCCAAAGGGATTTTGGATTCAAGGGATATTATCTATTTCTTAAGTGTCGCTTTTATCGGGCTTTACTGTTCACATATAGCGCTACAAAATAAAAAATAA
- a CDS encoding sulfite exporter TauE/SafE family protein produces the protein MSYIYGIIQDALFRKSGIRSDNHQYFAKNHRGGVIGFILGLLGIDGGVFIVPLLIYILRVPTKIAAATSIFIQ, from the coding sequence CTGAGTTATATTTATGGCATCATTCAGGATGCTCTTTTCCGGAAAAGTGGAATCCGAAGTGACAACCATCAGTACTTCGCGAAAAACCATCGGGGCGGCGTCATCGGTTTTATCCTAGGCCTTTTGGGAATCGACGGCGGGGTTTTTATCGTGCCCCTTCTAATATATATCTTGAGGGTGCCAACCAAAATAGCCGCTGCTACTTCTATTTTTATTCAGTAG
- a CDS encoding aldo/keto reductase, which translates to MTVDRSLNTFGKSDTFGKIDFNVSQIGFGGYRIYEKSKEHGEALEYALVNGFNLIDTSSNYTGGGSERLIGNILKQMIQEGEINREDFLLISKGGYVQGENLTLAREHETRGQPFPEMVKYMEGCWHCINPDFLENQLQRTLNNLQTDNLDVYLLHNPEYFLTYIKNRRLMDLGTARKEYERRIGQAFCRLEEKVKTGKIKAYGISSNTFINPADDFEFTSLERVLEIAETITSNHNFKVIQFPLNLFEPGACLEKNQACGTKTLLDVALEKNIATLINRPLNAIVGNRMIRLADFDDIHHQTIMENFSRLEKKSMELGSRFKTDFKIKWPEGSDLTHIDRLFSIPQYLSSALIKIQSWEQWDYEKEYRIMPQIYDGVNYLENIMPADAEWQEWVVEFSQSLFKLLEIAATHFKTSKHAFAATFCQRLDELDPDLKSSASLSSKALRILRSIPGVDSILLGMRKRDYVDDALETLKEPPIHDAVSILSSISQEELIRQWEK; encoded by the coding sequence ATGACAGTCGACCGGTCTTTAAATACATTTGGAAAATCAGATACATTTGGGAAGATTGATTTTAATGTGAGTCAAATCGGTTTTGGCGGCTATCGGATTTATGAGAAGTCTAAAGAGCATGGGGAGGCCCTTGAATATGCCCTGGTAAACGGTTTTAATCTGATCGACACTTCCAGTAATTATACAGGCGGTGGGAGCGAACGGCTCATCGGGAACATCTTGAAGCAGATGATCCAGGAGGGTGAAATTAATCGAGAAGATTTTTTACTTATATCCAAAGGAGGATATGTCCAGGGTGAAAACCTGACCCTGGCCCGGGAGCATGAAACCCGGGGGCAGCCCTTCCCGGAGATGGTTAAATATATGGAAGGATGCTGGCATTGCATTAATCCGGATTTCCTTGAAAATCAGTTGCAGCGCACCTTGAACAATCTGCAAACGGACAATCTGGATGTTTATTTGCTGCACAATCCTGAATATTTTTTAACCTATATCAAAAATAGACGCCTTATGGACCTGGGAACGGCACGCAAGGAGTATGAACGCCGCATTGGGCAGGCCTTTTGCCGGCTGGAAGAAAAAGTTAAAACCGGCAAGATTAAAGCTTATGGAATTTCTTCAAATACCTTCATCAATCCGGCTGACGATTTTGAGTTTACCTCTCTTGAAAGGGTGCTTGAAATTGCCGAAACCATCACATCCAACCATAATTTTAAAGTCATCCAGTTTCCGCTTAATCTCTTTGAACCAGGGGCTTGCCTGGAAAAGAATCAGGCTTGTGGCACTAAAACTCTGCTTGACGTTGCGTTGGAAAAAAATATAGCGACCCTGATAAACCGTCCTTTAAATGCTATAGTCGGCAATAGAATGATTCGCCTGGCCGATTTTGATGATATTCATCACCAGACAATAATGGAAAATTTTTCCAGGTTAGAAAAAAAAAGCATGGAGCTGGGAAGTCGATTCAAGACTGATTTTAAAATCAAATGGCCGGAGGGCAGTGATTTAACTCACATCGACAGACTTTTTTCAATTCCCCAATATCTTTCCTCAGCTTTAATTAAGATTCAAAGCTGGGAGCAATGGGACTATGAAAAAGAGTACCGGATCATGCCTCAAATATATGATGGTGTAAATTACCTTGAAAATATCATGCCGGCTGATGCCGAGTGGCAGGAGTGGGTAGTAGAGTTTTCTCAATCCTTATTTAAATTGCTTGAAATCGCTGCAACCCATTTTAAAACCTCGAAACATGCCTTTGCGGCAACGTTTTGCCAAAGGTTGGATGAACTTGACCCGGACTTGAAATCATCCGCCTCGCTTTCCAGTAAAGCCCTGCGGATACTGAGATCTATACCGGGAGTCGACTCTATTCTTTTGGGCATGCGAAAGAGAGATTATGTCGATGATGCCCTAGAGACCCTTAAGGAACCGCCCATTCATGATGCGGTCAGTATTCTGTCATCTATTTCTCAAGAAGAATTGATCCGGCAATGGGAGAAATAG
- the selD gene encoding selenide, water dikinase SelD has protein sequence MNKEFKNLRLTETVSGSGUASKLAPGDLDKALCGLQFPTDPNLIVGLKSADDAGVYRITKDLAIIQTLDFFTPVVDDPYMFGQIAAANALSDIYAMGGVPKTAMNIVCFPSKQMDMSVLRRILEGGLVKMKEAEMVLVGGHSVDDNELKYGLSVTGFVHPDRILVKKNLMPGDRLILTKPLGTGIINTAIKGGIASVETTESVTALMAELNRTAAEVIVNYPVHACTDITGFGLIGHLAEMVSESGYGIEIISDKLPIIPEAMEFAAMGLVPAGTYRNREFREPMTDIAPSVDRALQDILFDPQTSGGLLICVESRQADSLLFELKEKGMSTAAIIGSVSQNLGCIIIVN, from the coding sequence ATGAACAAAGAATTTAAAAATCTTCGTCTCACTGAAACTGTTTCAGGTTCCGGCTGAGCATCAAAACTTGCTCCGGGGGACCTGGACAAAGCATTATGCGGATTGCAATTTCCAACTGATCCGAACCTTATTGTAGGACTGAAAAGCGCTGATGATGCCGGTGTTTACAGAATCACAAAAGATCTTGCCATAATCCAGACTCTCGACTTTTTTACACCCGTGGTAGATGATCCGTACATGTTCGGCCAGATAGCCGCGGCAAATGCATTAAGTGATATATATGCCATGGGTGGTGTGCCGAAAACAGCCATGAATATAGTCTGTTTCCCTTCAAAACAGATGGACATGTCCGTACTGCGCAGGATTCTTGAAGGTGGCCTGGTCAAGATGAAAGAGGCGGAGATGGTTCTTGTGGGGGGGCACAGCGTAGATGATAATGAATTAAAATACGGGCTCTCTGTAACCGGTTTTGTCCATCCTGACCGTATCCTTGTAAAGAAAAACCTGATGCCGGGTGATCGCCTGATTCTTACCAAGCCGCTGGGCACCGGCATTATTAATACCGCGATCAAGGGCGGAATTGCTTCCGTTGAAACTACAGAATCAGTCACAGCCCTGATGGCGGAGCTGAACAGGACCGCTGCGGAAGTTATAGTTAATTATCCGGTGCATGCCTGCACCGACATTACAGGTTTCGGACTAATAGGCCATCTTGCTGAAATGGTAAGTGAATCAGGATACGGGATTGAAATTATTTCTGATAAACTTCCAATAATTCCGGAGGCTATGGAATTTGCGGCCATGGGACTTGTGCCCGCGGGAACATACAGAAACCGGGAGTTCAGGGAGCCGATGACGGATATCGCACCCTCTGTGGATCGTGCCCTTCAGGATATTCTGTTTGATCCGCAGACATCAGGAGGTCTGCTTATATGCGTAGAATCACGCCAGGCGGACAGCCTGTTGTTTGAGCTTAAGGAAAAGGGGATGAGCACAGCCGCCATAATAGGTTCTGTTTCACAAAATTTAGGTTGCATAATAATAGTAAATTAA